Genomic segment of Oncorhynchus clarkii lewisi isolate Uvic-CL-2024 unplaced genomic scaffold, UVic_Ocla_1.0 unplaced_contig_586_pilon_pilon, whole genome shotgun sequence:
AATGGCAGCAGGGAGAGGATGAGCGCAAATGTACCATTAGAttacaggtgtcaaactcatccCATGGAGGGCTGACtgtctgcaggttttcgctcctcccttgtacttgattgatgagtTAAGCTTACTAATTACTAAATAACTGCCCTcccctggttgtctagggcttaattgaaaggaataaacaaaaacctgcagacaataggccctccatggaatgagtttgacacccttgCATTAGATGGTGAATGCTCTTAGAATAAGAGCTCACTATAGGGCAGGGGTACTTAACTCACCCTatgaggtccagagcctgctggttttctgttctaccttatcattaattgcacacacccagtgacccaggtctaaatcagtccctgatggGATAAAAACGCAGAGGAAGTGGCTTTGAAGTCCAGAGTTAAGTTTGAGGGCTTTTCTTCAAATCACAATTGTTGGGTGTATTATAAgcttataataaataataataagctTATAATACACCACATTAATCGTAATTCAAACTGTCTTTGATATAACCAAGTTATTATAAGCTTCATTGGTCAAAATACAGAGTAGTAGATCATACGTAGGAATGAAGGAGTTTTATTAATGCCACGGGCATGTCCCAATTCAATCTGTTTAGCGTTGGACTCTACTGCAAGTAGGGTAGGGCCATCCCAAGGATCCTACTGCCTCCCGGGCATGAGCCAGGTGCCCCGCTATGGTCGACAGCAAAGTCGGCTCATAACAAAAGTAATGTAACTAAGCACGTGGACTGATGAGTAGGATTTTGTTTTCACAAGCTTTCACAACATTGATtgcttttgattttttttaaaaaaatgcTTTATCTGCCTTCTCAATGAAAACTAGTTAAATTCAAACATGTATTTcatgaaaaatacaattttatggACGATGCACcgtgctgccttgttgacaacatgacTGAGCGGCTCAGATTACTGTTTGATTTGAGATGGCGCGCCTCCCTCCCCGCTTTCGCCCGATTATGATTCAACCTGAGCCAGCGTAATAAAACTCCCTCTTTGGTTCCGTCTGAGTCAGCTGGAGCTGCTGCCCTCCAGTGGCTGAcgtggaatatttttttttaggaaAAGCCCCTGCGTGTTTGCCATTGGTTTCTTTTAAAGACTTGTTGTGCCGTTATACGTATTTTCTAATGGTGTTTAAAATTCGTTTTTTTGTGGCTAATCAAAAATATTAttcgtatatatttttaaaccggAAGTACGAAGATACGTTTTTCCATGACAACCAGCGACGCGTTCTTAGCAACTGCTTCAGAATGGCAAAAATGATTGGTGCTAAGAAATCATTGTGGCAACAAGTCTGTGAAGGTAAGGTATGCTTCGCTTGAGAGTTAATTGTAAATACCGGTATGCATGTTGTCgactaaaatataaataaaaatggcGTTTTCATTGTTGTGTGCAACCAGAATATGAGTCGGAGCAGCCCAGTCCACCCAGCGCTGCTTGGACAGACAGTGGTTCAGTGAGCACTCATGTCTCCCAGTACAGCGCCAGCAAGCACTCTCCTGTCTTCTATGGTCTCATGGCAGCTAAGGTAAGGCAGCCAACAATAATTGCACTTCAGTAAATACATTCAAATTCAACAATTCATTTGTAAAAAGAAAACGATATGTTTGTCTACATGGTGCTGTATGGCTTTCTAGGTTACTGTGGATGATGATCCTGTGAAGCATGTTGACCCTCTTCTGAGCCACCCTGCCCTTGCTGGATACTCTGTCTTGGACAAACCTCCATCCTCCTGTCACAGACAGCCTCTGACCACACACCCTGCATCCACTCCCCAGCTCCATCAACGTGAGTTTCAAACCACTTAAAACTGTAGCTTCTTTGTATGTGCTAAACATAGTATTGCCTCTGCCAAGAGGTCTTGACGTTTATGGCACAGGAagtagactagtgtcctgtaGCCTCAGTGTTTCTGGTGCAAGACCCGATACTGCTTTCCCCCCTCAATCGCTATACATAATCTATGCTTTTATCAGGAACAATACTTTCCTGTTTAATTAGCTCTCTAAGCATAGTAGATGATAATAATGTTTCAAGTCT
This window contains:
- the LOC139402064 gene encoding IQ domain-containing protein K-like, with product MAKMIGAKKSLWQQVCEEYESEQPSPPSAAWTDSGSVSTHVSQYSASKHSPVFYGLMAAKVTVDDDPVKHVDPLLSHPALAGYSVLDKPPSSCHRQPLTTHPASTPQLHQRPITQFLEGSVFPVLLPGLEAMLREAQRQHCLERKRTAFNACDFLTEWLYNRNPRRQGQAPVDFHEIPFVKDWLRIHPRPPIPLSLLLSDQHAAVLIQSFWRGYTCGQ